From the Rhodoferax mekongensis genome, one window contains:
- a CDS encoding ABC transporter permease: MNLSFWRLGWRTLWRDLRSGELRLLILAVTLAVAALTAVGFFADRLQGGFQRDARQLLGGDAVISSDNKPPAAFEERARALGLQVVHTLGFPTMARASDAQGGAAKLVALKTVEDGYPLRGTLRISPAPDTPDTPTKDIPAPGQAWVDAALLDAIGIQVGDPILLGDVQLKVSAILVIEPDRGGGFMNFAPRVMLNEADIAATGLIQPASRLNYRMAVAGPEAAVKTYVQWADAQVKSNVRGVRVESLQSGRPEMSQTLDRANKFLSLVALLAALLSAVAVALAARAFAANHLDDCAMLRVLGLSQRTIASAYAFEFALVGLFASLLGVAVGFGVHYLFVALLAGLVDAALPAASIWPALLGVGMGLTLLMAFGLPPVLQLAQVPALRVIRRDVGNLRPASLGVLAVGVAGFAALLLTVSSDLTLGLIAVGGFAGAVLVFASLSWVAVKLLRKSVNETTAPRWLVLATRQISARPAYTVVQVSALSVGLLALVLLVLLRTDLISSWRKATPPDAPNRFVINVMPEQSDAFQKALTDKGVAKFDWYPMIRGRLVAVNDKAVSPDDYTEDRAKRLVDREFNISHSAKNPQHNIIVGGQWTEEEAGAISVEEGIAKTLNLKLGDSLRFDIGGVQTEAKITSLRKVDWGSMRANFFVMFPVSTLKDVPSTYMGAFKAPETKGFDNALVREFPNITNVDMTSTINQVQRVLDQVIRAVEFLFGFTLAAGLVVLFAAVTATREDRAREFAIMRAVGAGSSLLRQVQRTELAGVGLLAGFLASIVAAAVGWALARYVFEFDWTVQLWVPLVGALAGAVLALAAGWWGLRDVLRRPVVETLRRAAS, translated from the coding sequence ATGAACCTTTCTTTCTGGCGCCTGGGTTGGCGCACCTTGTGGCGCGATCTGCGCTCCGGCGAGCTGCGTTTGCTCATCCTGGCGGTCACATTGGCCGTGGCCGCACTGACCGCGGTGGGCTTTTTTGCCGACCGGCTGCAGGGCGGCTTCCAGCGCGATGCGCGCCAGTTGTTGGGGGGTGATGCCGTCATCTCCAGCGACAACAAGCCACCGGCTGCCTTTGAGGAGCGTGCCCGCGCCCTCGGCTTGCAGGTGGTGCACACCCTGGGCTTCCCCACCATGGCCCGCGCAAGTGACGCGCAGGGCGGGGCGGCCAAGCTGGTGGCGCTCAAAACCGTAGAGGACGGCTACCCGCTGCGCGGCACCTTGCGCATCAGCCCGGCCCCTGACACCCCCGATACACCGACCAAAGACATTCCTGCTCCCGGGCAGGCTTGGGTGGACGCAGCCTTGCTGGACGCCATCGGCATCCAGGTGGGGGACCCGATTTTGCTGGGTGATGTGCAGCTCAAGGTGAGCGCCATTCTGGTGATTGAGCCCGACCGTGGCGGCGGCTTCATGAACTTCGCGCCCCGCGTCATGCTCAACGAGGCAGACATTGCGGCCACCGGGCTCATCCAACCCGCCAGTCGTCTGAACTATCGTATGGCTGTGGCCGGCCCGGAAGCTGCCGTAAAAACTTATGTGCAATGGGCTGATGCCCAGGTCAAAAGCAACGTGCGTGGCGTGCGGGTGGAGTCGCTGCAAAGTGGTCGCCCCGAGATGAGCCAGACGCTGGACCGCGCCAACAAGTTCTTGAGTCTCGTGGCCCTGCTGGCAGCATTGCTCAGCGCCGTGGCGGTGGCCTTGGCCGCGCGCGCCTTTGCGGCCAACCATTTGGATGACTGCGCCATGCTGCGCGTGTTGGGCCTCTCCCAGCGCACTATCGCCAGCGCGTATGCCTTTGAGTTCGCGCTGGTCGGCCTGTTTGCCAGCCTCTTGGGCGTGGCGGTGGGCTTCGGGGTGCATTACCTGTTCGTGGCTTTGTTGGCGGGCTTGGTTGATGCCGCTTTACCTGCAGCATCGATCTGGCCGGCACTGTTGGGCGTGGGCATGGGCCTCACGCTGCTCATGGCCTTTGGCCTGCCGCCTGTATTGCAGTTGGCCCAGGTTCCTGCGCTGCGCGTGATTCGCCGCGATGTGGGCAACCTGCGCCCTGCGTCTTTGGGCGTGCTGGCCGTGGGCGTGGCCGGCTTTGCGGCGCTGCTTCTCACGGTGAGCAGCGACCTGACGCTGGGCCTGATTGCCGTGGGCGGCTTTGCCGGTGCGGTGCTGGTGTTTGCCTCACTCAGCTGGGTGGCAGTGAAGCTCTTGCGCAAGAGCGTGAACGAAACCACTGCCCCGCGCTGGCTCGTGCTGGCGACCCGGCAGATTTCTGCACGCCCCGCCTATACCGTGGTGCAAGTGAGTGCATTGTCGGTGGGCCTGTTGGCGCTGGTGCTGTTGGTGCTTTTGCGCACTGACCTCATCAGCAGCTGGCGCAAGGCCACACCGCCGGATGCGCCCAACCGCTTTGTGATCAACGTGATGCCCGAGCAGTCCGACGCCTTCCAGAAAGCCCTCACTGACAAGGGCGTGGCCAAGTTCGACTGGTACCCCATGATCCGCGGCCGGCTGGTGGCGGTGAATGACAAGGCCGTATCGCCCGACGACTACACCGAGGACCGAGCCAAGCGCCTGGTGGACCGCGAGTTCAACATTTCCCACAGCGCCAAAAATCCGCAGCACAACATCATTGTGGGCGGCCAATGGACCGAAGAAGAGGCCGGTGCCATCAGCGTGGAAGAGGGCATTGCAAAGACCTTGAACCTGAAGCTGGGCGATAGCCTGCGTTTTGACATCGGCGGGGTGCAGACCGAAGCCAAGATCACCTCGCTACGCAAGGTGGACTGGGGCTCCATGCGCGCCAACTTCTTCGTGATGTTTCCGGTGAGCACGCTCAAGGATGTGCCCAGCACCTACATGGGTGCCTTCAAGGCGCCAGAGACCAAAGGGTTCGATAACGCGCTGGTGCGCGAATTCCCCAACATCACCAATGTGGACATGACCAGCACCATCAACCAGGTGCAGCGCGTGCTGGACCAGGTGATTCGTGCGGTGGAGTTCTTGTTCGGCTTCACGCTGGCGGCGGGGCTGGTGGTGCTGTTTGCCGCAGTGACGGCCACCCGTGAAGACCGCGCGCGCGAGTTCGCCATCATGCGGGCCGTGGGCGCGGGCAGCAGCTTGCTGCGCCAGGTGCAACGCACCGAGTTGGCAGGCGTGGGCTTGCTGGCGGGCTTTTTGGCCTCCATCGTGGCAGCAGCCGTGGGTTGGGCCTTGGCGCGCTACGTGTTTGAATTTGACTGGACCGTGCAGCTCTGGGTGCCGCTGGTAGGCGCCTTGGCCGGTGCCGTGCTGGCGCTGGCCGCCGGATGGTGGGGGCTGCGCGATGTGCTGCGCCGCCCGGTAGTCGAAACCCTGCGCCGCGCCGCGAGCTGA
- a CDS encoding group II truncated hemoglobin gives MQIQEPNAKTPFEWIGGEPVIRSMVDRFYDLMDLEPGYAALRAAHGSSLDKARDHLFWFLCGWMGGPDYFVERFGHPRLRARHMPFKIGILERDQWLACMDQSMGDTGIDPVLRERLKTSFFQTADWMRNVGQ, from the coding sequence ATGCAGATTCAAGAACCCAACGCCAAAACCCCGTTTGAATGGATAGGGGGCGAACCCGTGATCCGCAGCATGGTGGACCGCTTTTACGACCTGATGGATCTGGAGCCCGGATACGCCGCCTTGCGCGCGGCCCACGGCAGCTCGCTGGACAAGGCGCGCGACCACCTGTTCTGGTTTCTGTGCGGCTGGATGGGCGGGCCCGATTACTTTGTGGAGCGCTTCGGCCACCCAAGGCTGCGGGCGCGGCACATGCCGTTCAAGATCGGCATTCTGGAGCGCGATCAGTGGCTGGCCTGCATGGACCAGTCCATGGGTGACACGGGCATAGACCCGGTGCTGCGCGAGCGGCTGAAAACCTCGTTCTTCCAGACCGCTGACTGGATGCGTAACGTAGGTCAATAA
- a CDS encoding intradiol ring-cleavage dioxygenase: MNWLCAAAAAATGLVACGGGGEGGASNAVSTTGSTSTSGCSVIPTETAGPYPGDGSNSSGGTIANVLIQSGVVRSDIRSSFGGTTTTAPGVGLTVTLKLVNTNASCANLAGYAVYLWHCDRDGNYSMYSSGVTSENYLRGVQVTDANGEVTFTTIFPACYSGRWPHIHFEVYSSLTAATSTPASDQVKTSQLALPSAACNAVYATTGYSASVSNFAAISLASDNVFGNDSGVLQLATLSGSAGAGYTANLQVGIAA; the protein is encoded by the coding sequence TTGAACTGGCTTTGTGCTGCCGCTGCAGCAGCCACGGGCCTGGTGGCCTGTGGTGGTGGGGGTGAAGGGGGAGCCAGCAATGCAGTCTCGACAACTGGCAGTACCTCCACATCCGGATGTTCGGTGATTCCCACAGAGACAGCGGGCCCCTATCCGGGGGACGGTTCCAACAGCTCTGGCGGCACGATTGCCAATGTGCTGATTCAATCCGGTGTTGTGCGCTCTGACATTCGCAGCAGCTTTGGAGGCACCACCACCACGGCTCCTGGTGTGGGCCTGACGGTGACGCTTAAGTTGGTCAATACCAATGCGAGCTGCGCCAATCTGGCCGGGTATGCGGTTTACCTTTGGCATTGCGATCGGGATGGCAACTACTCCATGTATTCGTCGGGAGTCACGTCTGAGAATTACTTGCGCGGCGTGCAGGTTACCGATGCAAACGGAGAGGTGACATTTACCACCATATTTCCAGCTTGCTACTCGGGGCGTTGGCCGCACATTCACTTTGAGGTTTACAGCAGCCTCACCGCTGCCACGAGCACTCCTGCGAGTGACCAAGTGAAAACTTCGCAATTGGCTCTGCCCAGTGCTGCCTGCAACGCTGTCTACGCCACGACGGGTTACTCCGCCAGCGTTAGCAACTTTGCTGCTATCAGTCTTGCATCAGACAATGTGTTCGGAAATGACAGCGGCGTACTGCAGTTGGCAACCCTAAGTGGCAGCGCCGGCGCAGGATACACAGCCAACTTGCAAGTGGGTATTGCCGCCTGA
- a CDS encoding sigma-54-dependent Fis family transcriptional regulator gives MLQTLIDVAEQRLRHISTARQAMLLEGRALPAPLSSPWIERSWRRCLDDGLRPQERLSFDMVPRAALQRIEEANQSLLSAARPLLGRLGQAIADTRYFAILTNADGVVVDVSGNIDRSDRRADVIARVGVDLSERRVGTTAIGAALSEMRPVWLHRGEHFFDDNAAYSCAGAPLFGPDGACIGMLDLTGIDAMERPELRHLVARTASKIENALVLAKPHCLLLRLNWPGNSLGGDGDGMLCLDGDGWVTAANTTASTMLAGLQRSHGETVHANDLFGLPYQALFDAAKRQEPLPDVPLWSGLHIQVLAIHSANEALAVPATGRPAGASAVPLKDMETALIRRTVEQCRGNVSEAAKTLGISRATVYRKLGRQV, from the coding sequence ATGTTGCAAACCCTGATCGACGTTGCAGAGCAGCGCCTGCGCCATATCAGCACGGCCCGCCAAGCCATGCTGCTGGAGGGTCGTGCCCTGCCCGCGCCCTTGTCGTCACCATGGATCGAACGCAGCTGGCGGCGCTGCCTGGACGATGGACTGCGCCCCCAGGAACGCCTGAGTTTTGACATGGTGCCCAGGGCGGCGCTGCAGCGCATAGAAGAAGCCAACCAATCGCTGCTGAGTGCAGCGCGCCCTCTGCTCGGGCGCTTGGGGCAGGCCATTGCCGATACCCGCTACTTCGCCATCCTGACCAATGCAGACGGCGTGGTGGTGGATGTGAGCGGCAACATAGACCGCAGCGACCGCCGCGCTGATGTGATTGCCCGCGTGGGGGTGGACTTGTCGGAACGGCGGGTGGGCACTACAGCCATAGGCGCCGCCCTGAGCGAGATGCGCCCGGTGTGGCTGCACCGCGGCGAACATTTTTTTGATGACAACGCGGCCTACAGTTGCGCGGGGGCACCGCTGTTCGGGCCGGATGGCGCCTGCATCGGCATGCTGGATCTCACTGGCATTGACGCCATGGAGCGCCCCGAGCTGCGGCACCTGGTGGCACGCACCGCCAGCAAGATTGAAAACGCCCTGGTGCTGGCCAAGCCCCACTGCCTGCTGCTGCGCCTGAACTGGCCCGGCAACAGCCTGGGCGGCGATGGCGACGGCATGTTGTGTCTGGATGGTGACGGTTGGGTGACGGCCGCCAACACCACCGCCAGCACCATGCTGGCCGGGCTACAGCGCAGCCATGGCGAGACGGTGCATGCCAACGATTTGTTCGGCCTGCCCTACCAGGCCTTGTTTGATGCGGCAAAACGCCAGGAGCCGCTACCCGATGTACCCCTGTGGAGCGGCTTGCACATCCAGGTGCTGGCGATTCACAGCGCCAACGAGGCACTGGCCGTGCCTGCAACCGGCCGGCCTGCTGGCGCATCCGCAGTGCCACTGAAAGACATGGAAACCGCCCTGATCCGCAGAACCGTGGAGCAGTGCAGGGGCAATGTGTCGGAGGCGGCCAAGACACTGGGCATCAGCCGCGCCACCGTCTACCGCAAACTGGGCCGCCAGGTCTGA
- a CDS encoding (2Fe-2S)-binding protein, whose product MQVQLKVNGKPTTVDVPPHTLLVQVLREHLHLTGTHVGCDTAQCGACTVIKDGRSIKSCNVLAAQANGSDITTIEGLAKPDGTLHPMQAAFKECHGLQCGYCTTGMVMSAVDLCTHHPKASAGEIRELLEGNICRCTGYQNIVKAVQQGQAAMANT is encoded by the coding sequence ATGCAGGTTCAGCTCAAGGTTAATGGCAAGCCCACCACGGTGGACGTACCCCCCCATACATTGCTTGTTCAGGTGCTGCGCGAGCACCTTCACCTCACCGGCACCCACGTGGGCTGTGACACCGCGCAGTGCGGTGCCTGCACGGTGATCAAGGACGGGCGCAGCATCAAGTCCTGCAATGTGCTGGCAGCGCAGGCCAATGGCTCCGACATCACCACCATCGAAGGGCTGGCCAAGCCCGACGGCACCCTGCACCCCATGCAAGCCGCCTTCAAAGAGTGCCATGGCCTGCAATGCGGCTACTGCACCACCGGCATGGTGATGAGTGCTGTCGACCTGTGCACCCACCACCCCAAGGCATCGGCTGGCGAAATCCGCGAACTGCTGGAAGGCAACATCTGCCGCTGCACCGGCTACCAGAACATCGTCAAAGCCGTGCAGCAGGGTCAAGCTGCCATGGCCAACACTTAA
- a CDS encoding xanthine dehydrogenase family protein molybdopterin-binding subunit, translating to MGASDFSKLPHIGESVRRKEDYRFLTGAGQYTDDITMERQTYAVFVRSPHAHANINSIDLAAAKAMPGVVEVFIGKDLEGKMGGLPCGWLITDVNGKPMNEPPHPVLALGKARHVGDQVAMVIAETLEQAKNAAEAVVVDYDPLPAVVDVRDAATGPQLHEQAPNNHCYKWGLGDKAAVDAAFATAAHITKLDLTNNRLVPNAMEPRAAIGSYNRATEEYVLHVANQNPHVERLLMTAFVLGLPEHKVRVIAPDVGGGFGSKIYLYAEDVALTWASKQINRSIKWTCERSESFLTDAHGRDHVSHAEMAMDKDGKFLAMRVHTDANLGAYLSTFSTAVPTILYATLLAGQYTCPLIHVEVDAWFTNTAPVDAYRGAGRPEATYLLERLVTRCGWELGLSQEEIRKRNFINSWPYQTPVALQYDAGDYLGCMTKAQALGDTAGFEARKAASKAKGMLRGIGYSSYIEACGLAPSNIAGALGARAGLFECGEVRVHPTGSVTVFTGSHSHGQGHETTFAQVVAARLGIAVDAVDIVHGDTGRVPFGMGTYGSRSISVGGAAIMKALDKIETKAKKIAAHLMEASDADVEFANGEFTVKGTDKKVTFGQVALTAYVPHNYPLDKLEPGLNETAFYDPTNFTFPSGTYICEVEIDPMTGKTRVDKFTAVDDFGTIINPMIVEGQVHGGLVQGIGQALLENCVYDKETGQLLTGSFMDYTMPRADDFPEFKIDNICTPCTHNPLGTKGCGEAGAIGSPPAVINAVLDALREVGVKDFDMPASPHRVWEAIQSAKA from the coding sequence ATGGGTGCATCAGATTTTTCCAAGCTTCCGCATATTGGTGAGTCCGTCCGCCGCAAGGAGGACTACCGCTTCCTGACCGGTGCCGGCCAGTACACCGACGACATCACCATGGAGCGCCAGACCTATGCGGTTTTTGTGCGCAGCCCGCATGCCCATGCCAACATCAACAGCATCGACTTGGCGGCCGCCAAAGCCATGCCCGGCGTGGTGGAAGTGTTTATCGGCAAGGACCTCGAAGGCAAGATGGGTGGGCTGCCCTGCGGCTGGCTGATTACGGATGTGAATGGCAAGCCCATGAACGAGCCACCCCACCCGGTACTGGCACTGGGCAAAGCCCGCCACGTGGGCGACCAGGTGGCCATGGTGATTGCCGAGACTCTGGAGCAAGCCAAAAATGCTGCCGAAGCCGTGGTGGTGGATTACGACCCGCTGCCCGCCGTGGTGGACGTGCGCGATGCCGCTACCGGCCCGCAACTGCACGAGCAGGCGCCCAACAACCATTGCTACAAATGGGGCCTGGGCGACAAAGCAGCTGTGGATGCCGCCTTTGCCACTGCAGCCCACATCACCAAGCTGGACCTGACCAACAACCGCCTGGTGCCCAATGCCATGGAGCCGCGTGCGGCCATCGGCAGCTACAACCGCGCCACTGAAGAATATGTCTTGCATGTGGCCAACCAGAACCCGCACGTCGAGCGCCTGCTGATGACGGCCTTTGTGCTGGGTCTTCCCGAGCACAAGGTGCGCGTGATTGCGCCCGATGTGGGGGGCGGCTTCGGCTCCAAGATCTACCTGTATGCCGAAGACGTTGCCTTGACCTGGGCCTCCAAGCAAATTAACCGCAGCATCAAGTGGACTTGCGAGCGCAGCGAATCTTTCCTGACCGATGCGCATGGCCGTGACCACGTAAGCCACGCCGAAATGGCGATGGACAAGGATGGCAAGTTCCTCGCCATGCGGGTGCACACCGATGCCAACCTGGGCGCTTATTTGTCGACCTTCTCGACCGCGGTGCCCACCATCCTCTATGCCACGTTGCTGGCCGGCCAGTACACCTGCCCGCTCATCCATGTGGAAGTGGACGCCTGGTTCACCAACACCGCCCCGGTCGACGCTTATCGCGGCGCTGGCCGCCCCGAAGCGACCTACCTGCTGGAGCGCCTGGTGACCCGCTGCGGCTGGGAGTTGGGCCTGTCGCAGGAAGAGATCCGCAAGCGCAATTTCATCAACAGCTGGCCGTACCAGACCCCGGTGGCCCTGCAGTACGACGCGGGTGACTATCTGGGTTGCATGACCAAGGCGCAGGCGCTGGGCGACACCGCCGGTTTTGAGGCCCGCAAGGCAGCCAGCAAGGCCAAGGGCATGCTGCGCGGCATCGGCTACTCCAGCTACATCGAAGCCTGCGGCCTCGCACCCAGCAATATCGCAGGAGCCTTGGGCGCCCGTGCCGGCTTGTTTGAGTGCGGCGAAGTGCGTGTGCACCCCACCGGCAGCGTGACCGTGTTTACCGGCTCCCACAGCCACGGGCAGGGGCACGAAACCACCTTTGCGCAGGTGGTGGCAGCACGCCTGGGTATTGCCGTAGACGCGGTGGATATCGTGCACGGTGACACCGGGCGCGTGCCGTTCGGCATGGGTACCTATGGCTCTCGCTCCATCTCGGTGGGTGGCGCGGCCATCATGAAGGCGCTGGACAAGATCGAGACCAAGGCTAAGAAAATTGCAGCCCACTTGATGGAAGCCAGCGATGCCGATGTGGAGTTCGCCAATGGCGAGTTCACCGTCAAGGGCACCGACAAAAAGGTGACCTTCGGCCAGGTGGCGCTTACTGCCTATGTGCCCCACAACTACCCGCTGGACAAGCTGGAGCCGGGCCTGAACGAAACCGCGTTCTACGACCCTACCAACTTCACCTTCCCCAGCGGCACTTATATCTGCGAGGTCGAAATCGATCCCATGACCGGCAAGACCCGCGTGGACAAGTTCACGGCAGTCGATGACTTCGGCACCATCATCAACCCGATGATTGTGGAGGGCCAGGTACACGGTGGTCTGGTGCAGGGCATCGGCCAGGCGCTGCTGGAAAACTGTGTGTACGACAAGGAAACCGGCCAGCTGCTGACCGGCTCCTTCATGGACTACACCATGCCCCGGGCAGACGATTTCCCAGAGTTCAAGATCGACAACATCTGCACGCCTTGCACCCACAACCCCTTGGGCACCAAGGGCTGCGGCGAGGCTGGCGCCATCGGCTCGCCGCCGGCGGTTATCAACGCGGTGCTCGATGCACTGCGCGAAGTGGGCGTCAAGGACTTTGACATGCCCGCCTCCCCGCACCGCGTGTGGGAAGCCATTCAGTCGGCCAAGGCTTAA
- a CDS encoding FAD binding domain-containing protein: MYAFTLERPSTVQEAAALAAGGTKVLAGGQTMLASMKLRLSQPGAVADLSGIKELVGIKREGNAIVIGAMTRHLDVANSAEVKAAIPGLADLAAHIGDKQVRAMGTLGGSVANSDPAACYPSAVLALGATIHTNKRKIAADDFFVGMFTTALDEGELITAISFPIPKRSVYMKFNQPASRFALVGVYVAQTDSGVRVAVTGAGQCVFRHAGLEAALNQSFTVASAAAVKIDASELNADIHATAAYRANLISVQTQRAVAKLLG; the protein is encoded by the coding sequence ATGTACGCATTCACTCTAGAGCGTCCCTCCACCGTGCAGGAAGCGGCTGCATTGGCCGCTGGCGGCACCAAGGTGCTGGCCGGCGGGCAAACCATGTTGGCTTCCATGAAGCTGCGCTTGTCGCAACCCGGCGCTGTGGCCGACTTGTCCGGCATCAAGGAGCTGGTCGGCATCAAGCGCGAGGGCAATGCCATCGTCATCGGTGCCATGACCCGCCACCTCGATGTGGCCAACAGCGCCGAGGTCAAGGCCGCCATTCCCGGCTTGGCAGACCTGGCTGCCCACATCGGCGACAAGCAGGTCCGGGCCATGGGCACCTTGGGCGGCTCCGTGGCCAATAGCGACCCTGCAGCCTGCTACCCCAGCGCTGTGCTGGCGCTGGGTGCCACCATCCACACCAACAAGCGCAAGATTGCGGCAGACGACTTCTTTGTCGGCATGTTCACTACTGCGCTGGACGAAGGCGAGCTGATCACCGCGATCAGTTTTCCCATCCCCAAACGCAGCGTGTACATGAAGTTCAACCAGCCGGCCTCGCGCTTTGCATTGGTGGGCGTGTATGTGGCGCAAACCGATAGCGGTGTGCGGGTTGCGGTGACCGGTGCCGGCCAGTGCGTGTTCCGCCACGCAGGGCTGGAGGCCGCGCTCAACCAGAGCTTTACCGTGGCCTCTGCGGCTGCCGTGAAGATCGACGCGAGCGAGCTCAATGCCGACATTCACGCAACCGCCGCCTACCGGGCCAACCTGATCAGCGTGCAAACCCAGCGCGCGGTGGCCAAGCTTCTGGGCTGA
- a CDS encoding AAA family ATPase: MVFPTVDALITALQSCGYFADRRLATAVFLALKLQRPLLLEGEPGVGKTELAKALATALQRALIRLQCYDGLEQREALYEWNYAAQLLHMRAAELAPDISVSAMEREVYQDRYLIRRPLLQALQAPAPGAVLLIDEVDRADEPFEAFLLEYLGEYQVSIPEMGTVKAQVTPVTILTSNRTRELNDAVKRRCLYHWLDYPARERELDIIRAQVPEASDALTAQVADVVSRLRSQPFVSSFQRAPGIAESVEWAKALLALDTLVLDPELLTDTAGILFKQRDDVSALNHQLVNQLLAPVEGDEG; encoded by the coding sequence ATGGTGTTTCCAACGGTCGACGCCCTGATCACCGCCTTGCAATCCTGCGGCTACTTCGCGGACCGGCGCCTGGCGACAGCCGTATTTCTGGCGCTCAAGCTGCAGCGCCCCTTGTTGCTTGAGGGCGAGCCCGGTGTGGGCAAAACCGAGTTGGCCAAGGCCTTGGCAACCGCCTTGCAGCGGGCCTTGATCCGTCTGCAGTGTTACGACGGCCTGGAGCAACGCGAAGCCCTGTACGAATGGAACTACGCCGCCCAGCTGCTGCACATGCGTGCGGCAGAACTGGCCCCCGATATCAGCGTCTCAGCCATGGAGCGCGAGGTCTACCAAGACCGCTACCTGATCCGCCGCCCCCTGCTGCAAGCCTTGCAGGCCCCGGCGCCGGGCGCGGTGCTCTTGATAGACGAGGTGGACCGCGCTGACGAACCCTTTGAAGCCTTCTTGCTGGAATACCTGGGCGAATACCAGGTCAGCATTCCCGAGATGGGCACGGTCAAGGCACAAGTAACGCCGGTCACCATCCTTACCAGCAACCGCACGCGCGAACTCAACGATGCGGTCAAGCGCCGCTGTCTGTACCACTGGCTGGACTACCCCGCGAGGGAGCGCGAGCTCGACATCATCCGCGCACAAGTGCCCGAGGCATCTGACGCACTGACTGCGCAGGTGGCAGACGTGGTGAGCCGGCTGCGCAGCCAACCCTTTGTGAGCAGTTTTCAGCGCGCACCCGGCATCGCCGAAAGCGTGGAGTGGGCCAAGGCCCTGCTGGCTCTGGACACTCTGGTGCTGGACCCCGAACTGCTGACCGACACCGCGGGCATTCTTTTCAAGCAGCGCGATGATGTATCTGCGCTCAACCACCAGTTGGTCAACCAGCTGCTCGCACCTGTAGAAGGGGACGAGGGTTGA
- a CDS encoding vWA domain-containing protein yields the protein MQLGDARLGKFSDNLAAFGRTLRRAGVRVDPARIALATEAALTVGLEHREDLSAALEAVLISREQDRVVYRELFEAFFRNPNMAHKLLSQLLPSAEGKAEPSKRRPRVREALSPQHAFGKPAQPKPEDDKVDFDAAMTASQLQRLKHADFNALGASEYRLVERLARDIRLPLPTFASRRHKPGAHGRQLRWTGVLQAAVRTGGEPMHLPRMQRVQQPVPLLILVDVSGSMERYARLLLAFLHAATSRQALGGAVRLQRHVFAFGNRLTDLNAAFAQADTDAMLAQASAHIEDFAGGTQLGNCLATLNALHQRKLVGRRTLVLIITDGLDTGEPEALAHELDQLRRRTGRLLWLNPLLRFDGYAPLAQGAAVLNRYAHGMLAVHNLSKLEDLAASVAGILRR from the coding sequence ATGCAACTCGGTGACGCGCGCCTTGGCAAGTTCAGCGACAACCTCGCAGCGTTCGGTCGCACGCTGCGCCGTGCCGGTGTGCGTGTAGACCCAGCCCGCATCGCCCTGGCTACCGAGGCAGCCCTCACCGTGGGGCTGGAGCACCGCGAAGACCTGAGCGCCGCACTGGAAGCCGTGCTCATCAGCCGCGAGCAGGACAGAGTGGTCTACCGCGAGTTGTTTGAAGCGTTTTTTCGCAACCCCAACATGGCGCACAAGCTACTGTCGCAGCTCCTGCCCAGCGCCGAGGGCAAGGCGGAACCCAGCAAGCGCCGCCCCCGCGTGCGCGAAGCACTCTCGCCCCAGCACGCCTTCGGCAAGCCAGCACAGCCCAAGCCGGAAGACGACAAGGTGGACTTTGACGCCGCCATGACGGCCAGCCAGCTGCAGCGCCTCAAGCATGCGGATTTCAATGCCCTGGGCGCCAGCGAATACCGGTTGGTGGAGCGCCTGGCACGCGATATCCGTCTGCCTCTGCCCACCTTTGCCAGCCGCAGGCACAAACCCGGCGCCCACGGCCGCCAGCTGCGCTGGACGGGCGTGTTGCAAGCCGCAGTGCGCACCGGTGGCGAGCCCATGCACCTGCCACGCATGCAGCGGGTGCAGCAGCCGGTGCCTTTGCTGATATTGGTGGATGTTTCCGGCTCGATGGAGCGTTATGCGCGACTGCTGTTGGCCTTTTTGCACGCTGCCACCAGTCGCCAAGCCTTGGGCGGTGCGGTGCGCTTGCAACGCCATGTATTTGCCTTTGGCAACCGGCTCACCGACCTGAACGCCGCGTTCGCGCAGGCAGACACCGACGCCATGCTAGCCCAGGCGAGCGCCCATATTGAAGACTTTGCCGGTGGCACCCAGCTGGGCAACTGCCTGGCCACACTGAATGCCCTGCACCAGCGCAAGCTGGTGGGGCGCCGCACGCTGGTGCTCATCATCACCGACGGGCTGGATACCGGCGAACCTGAAGCCCTCGCCCACGAGCTCGACCAACTGCGCCGCCGCACTGGCCGCCTGCTCTGGCTCAACCCCTTGTTGCGCTTTGACGGTTATGCGCCCTTGGCACAAGGGGCCGCCGTCTTGAACCGCTACGCGCACGGCATGCTGGCCGTGCACAACCTCAGCAAGCTGGAAGACCTGGCCGCCAGCGTGGCCGGCATTCTGCGGCGCTGA